Proteins encoded within one genomic window of Actinoplanes octamycinicus:
- a CDS encoding acetyl-CoA C-acetyltransferase has product MESAYLVAAARSPVGRRGGALSGVHPADLAGQVIAALLDRAGVDPAEVDDVVLGCVDTVGPQSGDIARTAWLAAGLPEHVPGVTVDRQCGSGQQAVHFAAQAVLSGTAGLVVAGGVQSMSRVPIGSAMAPAGPYAGSAGWAARYGDREVDQFRSADAIAAKWALSRAELEDWALTSHRRAIRAIDEGRFRAEIGTGGADEGPRRDTSAERMAALAPLRPGGVTTAATASQLADGAAALLVASGAAVRRYGLRPRAAVRHLSARGGDPVLMLTAPIEATGYALRRAGLGIADIDRFEVNEAFASVVLAWLRETGADPARVNVNGGAIALGHPLGATGARLLTGLLHELERCGGRYGLLTMCEGGGQANVTIVERL; this is encoded by the coding sequence GTGGAATCGGCGTATCTGGTGGCGGCGGCCCGCTCGCCGGTCGGCCGCCGCGGCGGCGCGCTGTCCGGGGTGCACCCGGCCGACCTGGCCGGGCAGGTCATCGCGGCGCTGCTCGACCGGGCCGGCGTCGACCCGGCCGAGGTCGACGACGTGGTCCTGGGCTGCGTCGACACGGTCGGGCCGCAGTCCGGCGACATCGCCCGGACCGCCTGGCTCGCGGCCGGGCTCCCGGAGCACGTGCCGGGCGTGACCGTCGACCGGCAGTGCGGGTCGGGGCAGCAGGCCGTGCACTTCGCGGCGCAGGCGGTGCTGAGCGGCACGGCCGGCCTCGTCGTGGCCGGCGGGGTGCAGAGCATGAGCCGGGTGCCGATCGGCAGCGCGATGGCGCCCGCCGGGCCCTACGCCGGATCGGCCGGCTGGGCGGCCCGCTACGGCGACCGGGAGGTCGACCAGTTCCGCAGCGCCGACGCCATCGCCGCGAAGTGGGCGCTGTCCCGCGCCGAGCTGGAGGACTGGGCGCTGACCAGCCACCGGCGGGCGATCCGGGCGATCGACGAGGGGCGGTTCCGGGCGGAGATCGGGACGGGCGGGGCCGACGAGGGGCCGCGCCGGGACACCAGCGCCGAGCGGATGGCGGCGCTGGCCCCGCTCCGGCCCGGCGGCGTCACCACGGCGGCGACCGCCAGCCAGCTCGCCGACGGGGCCGCGGCCCTGCTGGTCGCGTCCGGTGCGGCCGTGCGCCGGTACGGCCTGCGGCCGCGGGCCGCCGTCCGGCACCTGTCGGCTCGCGGCGGCGACCCGGTGCTGATGCTGACCGCGCCGATCGAGGCGACCGGGTACGCCCTGCGCCGGGCCGGGCTGGGCATCGCCGACATCGACCGGTTCGAGGTCAACGAGGCGTTCGCCAGCGTGGTGCTGGCCTGGCTGCGGGAGACCGGCGCCGACCCGGCCCGGGTCAACGTGAACGGCGGCGCGATCGCGCTCGGCCATCCGCTCGGCGCGACCGGCGCCCGGCTGCTCACCGGGCTGCTGCACGAGCTGGAGCGGTGCGGCGGGCGGTACGGCCTGCTGACCATGTGCGAGGGCGGCGGCCAGGCGAACGTCACCATCGTCGAACGCCTCTGA
- a CDS encoding acyl-CoA dehydrogenase family protein, with product MDFSLSDEARDLAALTRDLAASGRPLWPALAEAGVLAAALPERAGGEGYGLIEQCAILIELGRAAADVPYLPSIVGAASAIARFGTDEHVAQLAVPAGQGTVVLTAEHVPEGPEVAAWLAAHTAVGTCAAQLGVVEQALEMTAGHARSRVQFGRPIGSFQAVSQRLADAYIDVEALRLALWQAACSPGRAEVATAGFWAAEAGHRVLHTAVHVHGGVGLDLDYPLHRYFLAAKRHEFQLGGATRQLLDLADTFPEELEHVTVQG from the coding sequence ATGGACTTCTCGCTCAGCGACGAGGCACGTGACCTCGCCGCGCTCACCCGTGACCTGGCGGCGTCCGGCCGCCCGCTGTGGCCGGCCCTGGCCGAGGCCGGCGTGCTGGCCGCCGCGCTGCCCGAGCGGGCCGGCGGCGAAGGCTACGGCCTGATCGAGCAGTGCGCGATCCTGATCGAGCTGGGCCGCGCCGCCGCCGACGTGCCGTACCTCCCGTCGATCGTCGGGGCGGCGTCGGCCATCGCCCGGTTCGGCACCGACGAGCACGTCGCACAGCTGGCCGTCCCGGCCGGGCAGGGCACGGTGGTGCTGACCGCGGAGCACGTCCCGGAGGGCCCGGAGGTCGCCGCCTGGCTCGCCGCGCACACCGCGGTCGGCACCTGCGCGGCCCAGCTCGGCGTGGTGGAGCAGGCCCTGGAGATGACCGCCGGGCACGCCCGGTCCCGGGTCCAGTTCGGCCGCCCGATCGGCTCCTTCCAGGCCGTCTCGCAGCGGCTCGCGGACGCCTACATCGACGTGGAGGCGCTGCGCCTGGCTCTCTGGCAGGCCGCCTGTTCGCCGGGCCGGGCCGAGGTCGCCACCGCCGGTTTCTGGGCCGCCGAGGCCGGCCACCGGGTGCTGCACACCGCGGTCCACGTGCACGGCGGCGTCGGCCTGGACCTGGACTATCCGTTGCACCGCTACTTCCTGGCCGCGAAGCGCCACGAGTTCCAGCTGGGCGGCGCCACCCGGCAGCTCCTCGACCTGGCCGACACCTTCCCGGAAGAATTAGAACACGTTACAGTTCAGGGATGA
- a CDS encoding acyl-CoA dehydrogenase family protein encodes MHVGYTPEQEKLRQELRAYFAGLMTPELRAALTDDDGEYGDGDAYRAVVRRLGRDGWLALGWPVEHGGGGRSRMDQLIFADEAAMAGVPVPFLTIYTVGPTIARHGSAEQRAELLPRIAAGEAHFSIGYSEPEAGTDLAALRTRAVRDGDQYVINGQKMWTSLIRYADYVWLACRTDPEAPRHRGLSILVVPTGAPGFSWTPVRTVAGPTTSATYYADVRVPVAARVGAENDGWRLITDQLNHERVALTSAAPLRRALDEVTAWAIETRAIEREWVRLHLARVHAKTEVLKLLNWRVASGGGGAPTAVRASAGKVYGTELAVEAYRLLMEVLGPAATVRAGAPGALLHGRIERMHRASLILTFGGGANEVQRDIIAAGALGLPIKR; translated from the coding sequence ATGCACGTGGGATACACCCCGGAGCAGGAGAAGCTCCGGCAGGAGCTGCGGGCCTACTTCGCCGGCCTGATGACGCCGGAGCTGCGCGCCGCGCTCACCGACGACGACGGGGAGTACGGCGACGGCGACGCCTACCGCGCGGTGGTCCGCCGGCTGGGCCGGGACGGCTGGCTGGCGCTGGGCTGGCCGGTCGAGCACGGCGGCGGCGGGCGGTCCCGGATGGACCAGCTGATCTTCGCGGACGAGGCGGCGATGGCCGGCGTGCCGGTGCCGTTCCTGACCATCTACACGGTCGGGCCGACCATCGCCCGGCACGGCTCCGCCGAGCAGCGGGCCGAGCTGCTGCCCCGGATCGCCGCGGGTGAGGCGCACTTCTCGATCGGTTACTCGGAGCCGGAGGCCGGCACCGATCTGGCGGCGCTGCGCACCCGCGCGGTCCGCGACGGCGACCAGTACGTGATCAACGGGCAGAAGATGTGGACCAGCCTGATCCGGTACGCCGACTACGTCTGGCTGGCCTGCCGCACCGACCCGGAGGCGCCCCGGCACCGGGGCCTGTCGATCCTGGTGGTGCCGACCGGCGCGCCCGGTTTCTCCTGGACGCCGGTGCGCACCGTGGCCGGCCCGACCACCAGCGCCACCTACTACGCCGACGTCCGGGTGCCGGTCGCCGCCCGGGTCGGCGCCGAGAACGACGGCTGGCGGCTGATCACCGACCAGCTCAACCACGAGCGGGTCGCGCTCACCTCGGCCGCCCCGCTGCGCCGCGCGCTCGACGAGGTCACCGCGTGGGCGATCGAGACCCGGGCGATCGAGCGGGAGTGGGTCCGGCTGCACCTGGCCCGGGTGCACGCCAAGACCGAGGTGCTCAAGCTGCTCAACTGGCGGGTGGCGAGCGGTGGCGGCGGCGCGCCGACGGCGGTCCGCGCCTCGGCCGGCAAGGTCTACGGCACCGAGCTGGCCGTCGAGGCGTACCGGTTGCTGATGGAGGTGCTCGGCCCGGCCGCCACGGTGCGGGCCGGCGCGCCCGGTGCGCTGCTGCACGGCCGGATCGAGCGGATGCACCGGGCCTCGCTGATCCTCACCTTCGGCGGCGGCGCCAACGAGGTGCAGCGCGACATCATCGCGGCCGGCGCGCTCGGCCTGCCGATCAAGAGATAG
- a CDS encoding sulfotransferase family protein, with product MRSARTDVGTVDDLHASATRLTGLDDFGADDYRDGLVELLRSYREEAALTPQGSKVSRGFLRAALVSRLLSEAAWRQFPEHAEVPVRRPVFVTGLPRSGTTALHRLLAADPAHQGLELWLTEAPQPRPPRETWDEHPVYAMLRAGYERADPALLGAHHIAADQVEECWRLLRQSMMSVSFECLAHLPGYSAWLAGQDWTVAYRRHRRNLQLIGLPDRGRRWVLKNPSHLFALDALLTAYPDAVVIQTHRAPRTVIASVCSLNARASAGWSPLFRGAVLGRAQLDLWSRGLRKFAADRARHDPAHFIDVDYDDFVADPQATLDLIHDRLGTPPGRVSMPPPSGPAHRYDLADFGLTAADVDAAFSRSG from the coding sequence ATGCGGAGCGCGCGGACCGACGTCGGCACGGTGGACGACCTGCACGCCTCGGCGACCCGGCTGACCGGGCTGGACGACTTCGGGGCGGACGACTATCGCGACGGGCTGGTGGAGCTGCTCCGGTCGTACCGGGAAGAGGCGGCCCTGACCCCGCAGGGCAGCAAGGTGAGCCGGGGGTTCCTGCGCGCCGCGCTGGTGTCCCGGCTGCTCAGCGAGGCGGCGTGGCGGCAGTTCCCGGAGCACGCGGAGGTTCCGGTGCGGCGGCCGGTGTTCGTTACCGGGCTGCCGCGGAGCGGGACCACCGCGCTGCATCGGCTGCTCGCCGCCGACCCGGCCCATCAGGGGCTGGAGCTGTGGCTGACCGAGGCGCCGCAGCCGCGGCCGCCGCGCGAGACGTGGGACGAGCATCCGGTGTACGCGATGCTGCGCGCCGGCTACGAGCGGGCCGATCCGGCGTTGCTCGGCGCCCACCACATCGCGGCCGACCAGGTGGAGGAGTGCTGGCGGCTGCTGCGTCAGTCGATGATGTCGGTGTCCTTCGAGTGCCTGGCCCACCTGCCGGGCTACTCGGCGTGGCTGGCCGGGCAGGACTGGACCGTCGCCTACCGCCGGCACCGGCGCAACCTGCAGCTGATCGGCCTGCCCGATCGGGGCCGCCGATGGGTGCTGAAGAATCCCAGCCACCTGTTCGCGCTCGACGCGCTGCTGACCGCCTACCCGGACGCCGTGGTGATCCAGACGCACCGCGCGCCGCGCACCGTGATCGCGTCGGTGTGCAGCCTGAACGCGCGGGCCAGCGCCGGCTGGTCGCCGCTGTTCCGCGGCGCGGTGCTCGGGCGGGCGCAGCTCGACCTCTGGTCCCGAGGGCTGCGCAAGTTCGCCGCCGACCGGGCCCGGCACGACCCGGCACACTTCATCGACGTCGACTACGACGACTTCGTGGCCGACCCGCAGGCGACGCTCGACCTGATCCACGACCGGCTGGGCACGCCGCCGGGCCGGGTGTCGATGCCACCGCCGAGCGGCCCGGCCCACCGGTACGACCTGGCCGACTTCGGCCTCACCGCGGCGGACGTGGACGCGGCCTTCAGCCGAAGTGGCTGA
- a CDS encoding TIGR03619 family F420-dependent LLM class oxidoreductase, which yields MKFSLGIALSPLDQLIDLARTAEECGFASVALPDSLFYSEEVSAKYPYTPDGSRFWTAETPWSDPLVTAAALGAATTRIRFYTQVLKLGPRNPVLLARQVGSVAHLTGNRFGLGVGLGWSPEESLWCGAPFADRGARGDEAIEVLRLILGGGMVEFHGKHFDFGRLQMSPAPTAPVPIYVGGHADVALRRAARLGDGWSSAMMRFDELRRVIDRLTELRTEYGRADRPFEIQAVCVDRFGLDGFRQQADAGVTDAIVVPWRFYGTPFDAGLPAKRDGLRRFADEVISHFG from the coding sequence ATGAAGTTCAGCCTCGGGATCGCGCTCAGCCCGCTCGACCAGCTCATCGACCTGGCGCGCACCGCCGAGGAGTGCGGCTTCGCGTCGGTCGCGCTGCCCGACTCGCTGTTCTACTCCGAGGAGGTCAGCGCGAAATACCCGTACACGCCGGACGGCAGCCGCTTCTGGACCGCCGAGACGCCCTGGTCGGACCCGCTCGTCACGGCCGCCGCGCTGGGCGCCGCCACCACCCGGATCCGGTTCTACACGCAGGTGCTCAAGCTCGGCCCGCGCAACCCGGTGCTGCTGGCCCGCCAGGTCGGTTCGGTGGCCCACCTGACCGGCAACCGGTTCGGCCTCGGCGTCGGGCTCGGCTGGTCGCCGGAGGAGTCGCTGTGGTGCGGCGCGCCGTTCGCCGACCGGGGCGCCCGCGGCGACGAGGCGATCGAGGTGCTGCGGCTGATCCTGGGCGGCGGCATGGTGGAGTTCCACGGCAAGCACTTCGACTTCGGCCGCCTGCAGATGAGCCCGGCCCCGACCGCGCCGGTCCCGATCTACGTCGGCGGCCACGCGGACGTGGCGCTGCGCCGCGCCGCCCGGCTCGGCGACGGCTGGTCGTCGGCGATGATGCGCTTCGACGAGCTGCGCCGGGTGATCGACCGGCTGACCGAGCTGCGCACCGAGTACGGCCGAGCCGACCGGCCCTTCGAGATCCAGGCGGTCTGCGTCGACCGCTTCGGCCTGGACGGTTTCCGCCAGCAGGCCGACGCCGGCGTCACCGACGCCATCGTCGTCCCGTGGCGCTTCTACGGCACCCCCTTCGACGCCGGCCTCCCCGCCAAACGCGACGGCCTGCGCCGCTTCGCCGACGAGGTGATCAGCCACTTCGGCTGA